One genomic region from Ptychodera flava strain L36383 chromosome 5, AS_Pfla_20210202, whole genome shotgun sequence encodes:
- the LOC139133291 gene encoding DGAT1/2-independent enzyme synthesizing storage lipids-like isoform X1, whose product MHFVTMENSTGWQTSPLFSDYYLEPEERNVCINWTLHGNLQLQYEVTMKEIILDCILRLHDIIYNLDFDLIKWLIWLFTPIIVMFVLPVVIVVFLYGCAVFCHIYKSRHRLVDAYSRGFWDGARDSISTFWEAQASIWHGYEIIGLEKIPDEGPAVLIYYHGAIPIDAYYVIAKLVLYKRRMPHCIGDKFLFKVPGLKLLLQVVCVTPGSVEECVKVLKNDNIIILSPGGVREAQFSDEYYEIMWNNRCGFAKCAIEAKAPIIPLFTQNCREAFRTLSIGRRFFQKVYEKIRFPCAPIYGGFPVKMRTFVGDPIQYDPNLTPQQLAKKAEAALKEMIATHQKIPGNVFRALTERFSFKWKKQ is encoded by the exons ATGCACTTTGTCACCATGGAAAATTCAACCGGTTGGCAGACTTCCCCACTGTTTTCCGATTATTACCTTGAACCTGAAGAGAG AAACGTCTGCATAAATTGGACCCTGCATGGAAATTTACAACTGCAGTATGAAGTGACTATGAAAGAAATCATACTGGATTGTATCCTACGGCTTCATGACATCATTTACAATCTTGACTTTGACCTCATCAAATGGCTGATATGGCTCTTCACGCCGATAATCGTGATGTTCGTCCTGCCTGTGGTCATCGTTGTGTTCCTGTACGGTTGCGCCGTCTTTTGTCACATTTACAAATCCAGACATCGGTTAGTTGATGCCTATTCCCGAGGATTCTGGGACGGTGCGAGGGACAGTATCTCCACGTTTTGGGAAGCTCAGGCCAGTATTTGGCACG GTTATGAAATTATTGGGCTTGAAAAAATCCCAGACGAGGGACCAGCGGTTTTGATTTACTACCATGGTGCCATACCCATAGATGCCTACTATGTCATTGCAAAGCTGGTACTGTACAAACGCAGAATGCCTCATTGCATTGGAGACAAGTTTTTGTTCAAGGTACCAG GTCTGAAATTACTACTGCAAGTTGTATGTGTGACTCCAGGCAGTGTGGAGGAGTGTGTGAAAGTGTTAAAGAATGATAATATTATAATTTTATCACCTGGTGGTGTGCGGGAAGCCCAGTTCAGTGATGAGTACTATGAAATAATGTGGAACAACAGATGCGGATTTGCCAAGTGTGCTATCGAAGCCAAAGCT CCGATTATACCtctatttacacaaaattgcaGAGAAGCATTCAGGACGCTGTCTATTGGTAGGAGATTTTTCCAAAAGGTTTATGAGAAAATCAGGTTTCCTTGCGCTCCAATATACGGTGGTTTTCCAGTCAAAATGAG AACTTTTGTCGGGGATCCTATACAGTATGACCCAAACCTGACACCTCAACAACTCGCAAAAAAG GCGGAAGCCGCACTCAAAGAAATGATCGCCACGCACCAGAAAATTCCAGGGAATGTCTTCCGAGCACTCACCGAGCGTTTCTCTTTCAAATGGAAGAAGCAATGA
- the LOC139133291 gene encoding DGAT1/2-independent enzyme synthesizing storage lipids-like isoform X2, whose amino-acid sequence MKEIILDCILRLHDIIYNLDFDLIKWLIWLFTPIIVMFVLPVVIVVFLYGCAVFCHIYKSRHRLVDAYSRGFWDGARDSISTFWEAQASIWHGYEIIGLEKIPDEGPAVLIYYHGAIPIDAYYVIAKLVLYKRRMPHCIGDKFLFKVPGLKLLLQVVCVTPGSVEECVKVLKNDNIIILSPGGVREAQFSDEYYEIMWNNRCGFAKCAIEAKAPIIPLFTQNCREAFRTLSIGRRFFQKVYEKIRFPCAPIYGGFPVKMRTFVGDPIQYDPNLTPQQLAKKAEAALKEMIATHQKIPGNVFRALTERFSFKWKKQ is encoded by the exons ATGAAAGAAATCATACTGGATTGTATCCTACGGCTTCATGACATCATTTACAATCTTGACTTTGACCTCATCAAATGGCTGATATGGCTCTTCACGCCGATAATCGTGATGTTCGTCCTGCCTGTGGTCATCGTTGTGTTCCTGTACGGTTGCGCCGTCTTTTGTCACATTTACAAATCCAGACATCGGTTAGTTGATGCCTATTCCCGAGGATTCTGGGACGGTGCGAGGGACAGTATCTCCACGTTTTGGGAAGCTCAGGCCAGTATTTGGCACG GTTATGAAATTATTGGGCTTGAAAAAATCCCAGACGAGGGACCAGCGGTTTTGATTTACTACCATGGTGCCATACCCATAGATGCCTACTATGTCATTGCAAAGCTGGTACTGTACAAACGCAGAATGCCTCATTGCATTGGAGACAAGTTTTTGTTCAAGGTACCAG GTCTGAAATTACTACTGCAAGTTGTATGTGTGACTCCAGGCAGTGTGGAGGAGTGTGTGAAAGTGTTAAAGAATGATAATATTATAATTTTATCACCTGGTGGTGTGCGGGAAGCCCAGTTCAGTGATGAGTACTATGAAATAATGTGGAACAACAGATGCGGATTTGCCAAGTGTGCTATCGAAGCCAAAGCT CCGATTATACCtctatttacacaaaattgcaGAGAAGCATTCAGGACGCTGTCTATTGGTAGGAGATTTTTCCAAAAGGTTTATGAGAAAATCAGGTTTCCTTGCGCTCCAATATACGGTGGTTTTCCAGTCAAAATGAG AACTTTTGTCGGGGATCCTATACAGTATGACCCAAACCTGACACCTCAACAACTCGCAAAAAAG GCGGAAGCCGCACTCAAAGAAATGATCGCCACGCACCAGAAAATTCCAGGGAATGTCTTCCGAGCACTCACCGAGCGTTTCTCTTTCAAATGGAAGAAGCAATGA